The nucleotide sequence CCACGCACGAGGGACAGCCAACGCTACCAGTGATATCGACATCCTTGTGGAGCTGGATCGGACCAAACCCATCGGGCTGCATTTTGTCCGAATGAAACTTGAGCTGGAAAATCTCTTGCAGGCCAAGGTCGATCTGCTTTCCGACAAAGGCATCTCAAAATATATACGTCCGTACATAGAGCACGACAAAACGCTGATCTATGAAAAAGATGCTTGATGACAAAGCGCGATTACAGCATATCTTAGACGCAATCCTTGAGATTGAAGAGTACATGACAACTCACGCTGAGGCTGATTTTTTCAGCAACTCGATGTTGTCTTCCGCATGTATCCGCCAGCTGGAGATAATAGGTGAAGCGGCAGGAAGAATTTCCAAAGAACTCAGGACGGCATCACCAACTATCCGATGGAAGGAAATTATCGGTCTGAGAAATATGCTGATCCATGAATACTTCGGCGTTGACCTGGATATCGTCTGGGAAATCATACAAACAGATCTGCCTGGTTTCAAGAATGAAGCCAAAACGTTACTGGACAGCTTAAACTAAGCTGAATGAGAACATCCTCCTCCTGTGGTTGCCGTTGAACACAATACAAAAAAAAGAAAACACCCATGCCCCCTCTCCCAAAAGACGCTCGCAACATCCTTATCCGTTCCACCAACTGGATTGGCGACGCCATCATGACCACCCTGCTCAACCTCCTGAAAAAGCCCTTGCATCAAAGAATAAAAAATCTCGTTTGACAAAAAGTGACTTTTCTAATAAAGATTAATAGTTGTTTATCCGTGAAGGATACAGACTTTCCCCTCCGACGGACTCATTGACCAGAAAGCCTGCCACACAGGGGGGGACCGTTCCCTTCACGTCATAGATCAGTAGTCAGGCAACATTATTTTTCTCAAACATATAAACCACAAGCGACGGAATACGTAATATGAAACACCTTGCTCTCCCCTTGATTCTTATGCTCCTCCTTTTTTCAGGCTGTGACCTGCTGGATGATGACGATGATGACTCCAGCGATGGCGGAACAGAAGTCGTGGCTGCAGAAAATTCAACCTCCACGACC is from Candidatus Electrothrix sp. GW3-4 and encodes:
- a CDS encoding DUF86 domain-containing protein; amino-acid sequence: MKKMLDDKARLQHILDAILEIEEYMTTHAEADFFSNSMLSSACIRQLEIIGEAAGRISKELRTASPTIRWKEIIGLRNMLIHEYFGVDLDIVWEIIQTDLPGFKNEAKTLLDSLN
- a CDS encoding nucleotidyltransferase domain-containing protein; this encodes MTLDRKALQAIKKYLIGQPVKKAYLFGSHARGTANATSDIDILVELDRTKPIGLHFVRMKLELENLLQAKVDLLSDKGISKYIRPYIEHDKTLIYEKDA